From a region of the Lactuca sativa cultivar Salinas chromosome 4, Lsat_Salinas_v11, whole genome shotgun sequence genome:
- the LOC111896448 gene encoding uncharacterized protein LOC111896448: MVRLSVMHVANNHVGISIPLGIGLFVVVSAIVALCANHARRASRKDQGSTDDIGGTTEKMCDSSREDNYQEKFAPRSPLRSPKQLITTISNKAMTSFIVNHKRGKGHDGGGGDAAVEEGFGQGGLWQKEILMGVKCQPPEFSGVIYYNCDGHQVSEFPPRSPRSPRVAHSPDFTFPMIKSSV; encoded by the coding sequence ATGGTACGTTTGAGTGTGATGCATGTTGCTAACAATCATGTTGGCATCTCCATACCCCTTGGAATAGGCCTATTTGTCGTGGTGTCTGCCATAGTCGCATTGTGTGCCAACCATGCAAGACGAGCTTCAAGAAAAGATCAAGGAAGTACAGATGACATAGGTGGTACTACTGAGAAGATGTGTGATTCAAGTCGAGAAGATAATTATCAAGAAAAGTTTGCACCAAGATCACCCTTAAGGTCTCCAAAGCAATTGATCACCACCATAAGCAATAAGGCTATGACATCGTTCATCGTCAACCATAAAAGAGGAAAGGgtcatgatggtggtggtggtgatgcagCGGTGGAGGAAGGATTTGGACAAGGTGGTTTGTGGCAGAAAGAGATATTGATGGGAGTGAAGTGTCAGCCGCCAGAGTTTTCAGGGGTAATATATTATAATTGTGATGGGCATCAAGTTTCGGAGTTCCCTCCGAGATCTCCGAGGTCACCAAGGGTAGCCCATTCGCCGGATTTTACTTTTCCGATGATCAAAAGTTCGGTTTAG